One part of the Sphingopyxis sp. TUF1 genome encodes these proteins:
- a CDS encoding histidine phosphotransferase family protein translates to MSDDRVDFASMLASRLCHDLLSPVGAFANGLELLADEKDPEMRARCIELLEQSARTSANKLKFFRLAFGSAGGFGELVPPEEAKSAIEGIIGDRAITLNWMIGADPLPKPAVKIVLNLALLLVDALVRGGRLDVGCEKQGEGIEIALHVEAERIFLDADVERILAEGEGASPMTSRTAPAVLVQAVARQSEGTVMLARETPTSLLVGAVLRGRG, encoded by the coding sequence ATGTCCGACGACCGCGTCGATTTCGCCTCCATGCTGGCCTCGCGCCTGTGTCACGATCTGCTCAGCCCCGTTGGCGCCTTTGCCAACGGTCTCGAACTGCTCGCCGACGAAAAAGACCCCGAAATGCGGGCGCGTTGCATCGAACTGCTCGAGCAGAGCGCGCGAACATCGGCGAACAAGCTCAAATTCTTTCGCCTTGCTTTCGGATCGGCGGGCGGTTTCGGCGAACTCGTGCCGCCCGAGGAGGCCAAATCGGCGATCGAGGGGATCATCGGCGATCGTGCGATCACGCTAAACTGGATGATCGGCGCCGACCCGCTGCCCAAGCCCGCGGTCAAGATCGTCCTCAACCTCGCGCTGCTGCTCGTCGATGCGCTGGTGCGCGGCGGCCGGCTCGATGTCGGCTGCGAAAAGCAGGGAGAGGGCATCGAAATCGCGCTGCATGTCGAGGCCGAACGAATTTTCCTCGACGCCGATGTCGAGCGCATATTGGCGGAGGGCGAAGGCGCCAGCCCGATGACCTCGCGCACCGCACCTGCCGTTCTGGTGCAGGCGGTCGCCCGGCAGAGCGAGGGGACGGTAATGCTGGCGCGCGAAACGCCGACGTCGCTGCTCGTCGGCGCGGTATTGCGCGGCCGCGGGTAA
- a CDS encoding chemotaxis protein CheA, whose protein sequence is MDDLLNDFLAETVEILSDASGAIVAWEADPADRAQLDAIFRFVHTIKGSSGFLSLPRVTALAHAAEDALDQVRRGNRTADAALVSAVLGIVDRLNILCAALGQEGIEPAGDDSDVIGALSVRERPESAGPPAAVAGVPLRREEDVGTDLNGWRSIRVPLPLLDSVMTGVTDIVLARNEFARMLRESGADSATIAAFDRLSDSIAGMRQSVSQMRMQRIDKLFAPLPRIVRDLAQDLGKKVAFQMSGGEVELDREMMENIRDPLIHIVRNAIDHGIETLDDRVAAGKEITATISVAARQSGNQIEIEVRDDGRGLSPDALVAKAIASRLMTAADARALSPKEKLELIFRPGFSTAAKITSVSGRGVGMDIVKANVEKIGGIVELRNDEGRGLSILLRVPMTLTIISGLMVRAAGQYFAIPRGAVREILLESGDTVRIDRVGGGELATVRGEQFPLLRLETVLGCARGIDDDVDDRALVIVRPGQGQSYALSVAAIHDHEELVIKPAAPMIMATGLYAGTTLPDNGRPVLLLDVQGLLAVAGIDASEAGRNKDGLADAEADALASRNATQLLLFRDTDGRMRGIHLSVIERVEDVPTNALFESAGRVQAQIGEEIFPVHAAKPPAGDGNIKLLRLHDGRAVLCYPIAEVIDIVRLPDAIQPSAAPGLIAGLVLVGGEPVELIDPFWLMEQHSAGTQAPGPREPLCHLTDDHDGWGANFLAPILRSAGYRVTAPGEEADEMPDLLLCLSDDSGACDHFGEVPVIRLRSSVAATAPDDHSVYRYDREALLAAMRRRVGGTRP, encoded by the coding sequence ATGGACGATTTGCTGAACGACTTTCTGGCCGAAACGGTCGAAATCCTGTCCGACGCGAGCGGGGCGATCGTGGCGTGGGAGGCCGATCCGGCTGACCGGGCGCAGCTCGACGCGATTTTTCGGTTCGTCCACACGATCAAGGGCAGTTCGGGGTTTCTCTCGCTGCCGCGGGTGACGGCACTTGCCCATGCCGCCGAGGACGCGCTCGATCAGGTGCGCCGCGGCAATCGCACCGCTGATGCCGCGCTGGTTTCGGCCGTTCTGGGCATCGTCGACCGGCTGAATATTCTTTGCGCGGCGCTGGGGCAGGAAGGCATCGAACCCGCCGGCGACGACAGCGATGTGATCGGCGCGCTGTCGGTGCGGGAGCGGCCAGAATCCGCGGGGCCGCCCGCGGCGGTTGCAGGCGTGCCGCTCCGCCGCGAAGAGGATGTGGGCACCGACCTGAACGGCTGGCGGTCGATCCGTGTGCCGCTGCCGCTGCTCGACAGCGTGATGACCGGCGTCACCGACATTGTACTGGCGCGGAACGAATTTGCCCGGATGCTGCGCGAATCGGGTGCCGACAGCGCGACAATCGCTGCGTTTGATCGCTTGTCGGATTCGATCGCGGGGATGCGGCAATCAGTCAGCCAGATGCGGATGCAACGCATCGACAAATTGTTCGCGCCGCTGCCGCGCATCGTTCGCGACCTGGCGCAGGATCTGGGCAAGAAAGTCGCGTTCCAGATGAGCGGCGGCGAGGTTGAACTCGACCGCGAAATGATGGAAAATATCCGCGATCCGCTGATCCACATCGTCCGCAACGCGATCGATCATGGCATTGAGACGCTGGACGACCGGGTCGCGGCGGGCAAGGAGATTACCGCGACGATCTCGGTCGCCGCGCGCCAGTCGGGTAACCAGATCGAAATCGAGGTGCGTGACGATGGGCGCGGCCTGTCGCCCGACGCGCTGGTTGCGAAAGCGATTGCGTCGCGCCTGATGACTGCGGCCGATGCGCGGGCGCTGTCGCCCAAGGAAAAGCTTGAGCTCATATTCCGTCCCGGTTTTTCCACCGCGGCAAAGATTACCTCGGTTTCGGGCCGCGGCGTCGGCATGGACATCGTCAAGGCCAATGTCGAGAAGATCGGCGGCATCGTCGAACTGCGCAACGACGAAGGTCGCGGGCTATCGATCCTGCTCCGCGTGCCGATGACGCTGACGATCATTTCGGGGCTGATGGTGCGCGCCGCGGGGCAATATTTCGCGATCCCGCGCGGCGCGGTGCGCGAAATCCTGCTCGAAAGCGGCGATACGGTGCGCATCGACCGCGTCGGCGGCGGCGAATTGGCGACGGTGCGCGGCGAGCAATTCCCGCTTCTGCGCCTGGAAACCGTCCTTGGCTGCGCGCGTGGTATCGACGACGATGTCGACGACCGTGCGCTGGTCATCGTGCGGCCGGGGCAGGGGCAAAGCTATGCGCTGAGCGTCGCCGCGATCCACGACCATGAAGAACTGGTGATCAAGCCTGCGGCGCCGATGATCATGGCGACGGGGCTTTATGCGGGAACGACGCTGCCCGATAACGGCCGCCCGGTTTTGCTCCTCGACGTGCAGGGCCTGCTCGCGGTGGCCGGGATCGACGCCAGCGAAGCGGGGCGCAACAAGGACGGGCTGGCCGACGCCGAAGCCGATGCGCTCGCGTCGCGCAATGCCACGCAGCTGCTCCTGTTCCGCGACACCGATGGGCGGATGCGCGGCATTCACCTGTCGGTGATCGAGCGCGTCGAGGATGTTCCGACCAATGCGCTGTTCGAAAGCGCAGGGCGCGTGCAGGCACAGATCGGTGAGGAGATTTTCCCGGTTCATGCCGCCAAGCCCCCGGCCGGGGATGGAAACATCAAGCTTTTGCGCCTCCACGATGGCCGCGCGGTGCTTTGTTACCCGATCGCCGAAGTGATCGACATCGTGCGCTTGCCCGACGCGATCCAGCCTTCGGCGGCGCCCGGATTGATCGCCGGCCTCGTCCTTGTCGGGGGCGAACCGGTCGAGCTGATCGATCCTTTCTGGCTGATGGAGCAACACTCGGCCGGAACGCAAGCGCCGGGGCCGCGCGAGCCGCTATGCCACCTGACCGACGATCACGACGGCTGGGGCGCCAATTTCCTGGCGCCGATCCTGCGTAGTGCGGGGTACCGCGTGACGGCCCCGGGCGAGGAGGCGGACGAAATGCCTGACCTGCTCCTCTGCCTGTCCGACGACAGCGGCGCGTGCGACCATTTCGGCGAGGTGCCGGTGATCCGTCTGCGTTCGTCGGTGGCCGCCACCGCGCCCGATGACCACAGCGTCTATCGTTACGACCGCGAGGCGTTGCTCGCCGCGATGCGCCGCCGCGTCGGGGGGACAAGGCCATGA
- a CDS encoding chemotaxis protein CheW, which yields MMDKLYLIARIADTRVALRSRTIHSVVTVGAPVEVPAAPPHVAGLFALRSRVFTLIDPHVVIGLPPVPVAAGQRVIVIEVAEHGYALLADEIEDVCFIDAPETRVAAKLLPGWARVAHAMIEHDGASLLVVDPSHLIHMPSLKAA from the coding sequence ATGATGGATAAACTCTATCTGATCGCGCGCATCGCCGACACCCGCGTTGCCCTGCGCAGCCGGACGATTCATTCGGTCGTAACCGTAGGCGCGCCGGTCGAGGTTCCGGCGGCGCCGCCGCATGTCGCAGGGCTGTTCGCCCTCCGCAGCCGTGTGTTCACGCTGATCGATCCGCATGTCGTCATCGGTCTGCCACCGGTGCCCGTTGCCGCCGGTCAGCGCGTGATCGTGATAGAGGTTGCCGAGCATGGCTACGCGCTGCTTGCCGACGAAATCGAAGATGTCTGCTTCATCGACGCGCCCGAAACGCGCGTTGCCGCAAAATTGCTTCCGGGCTGGGCGCGCGTGGCTCACGCAATGATCGAGCATGACGGCGCTTCGCTGCTCGTCGTCGATCCATCGCATCTCATTCATATGCCAAGCTTAAAGGCAGCATGA
- a CDS encoding response regulator, translating into MSKSCLVVDDSKVIRKVARHILESMSFAVEEAADGQEALTYCRANRPDVILLDWNMPVMSGMEFLGAFNDLDYGHEERPRVVFCTTENSIDHIRAAIEAGADEYVMKPFDRETLEGKLQLVGIA; encoded by the coding sequence ATGTCGAAATCCTGTCTGGTCGTCGATGACAGCAAAGTCATTCGCAAGGTTGCGCGCCATATTCTTGAAAGCATGTCCTTTGCCGTCGAGGAGGCCGCCGATGGACAGGAGGCGTTAACCTATTGCCGCGCGAATCGCCCCGACGTGATCCTGCTCGACTGGAATATGCCGGTAATGAGCGGCATGGAATTTCTGGGGGCATTCAACGATCTGGATTACGGCCACGAAGAGCGTCCGCGCGTCGTTTTCTGCACCACCGAAAACAGCATCGATCATATCCGTGCCGCGATCGAAGCCGGCGCGGACGAATATGTGATGAAGCCGTTCGATCGCGAAACGCTCGAAGGAAAGCTGCAACTCGTCGGCATCGCCTGA
- the cheB gene encoding chemotaxis-specific protein-glutamate methyltransferase CheB has translation MALAQTLISDPDPPARTVRVMLVDDSLVVRSILERIVEQRAGLHVCASVASAQDALDYLAREPVDVVVLDIEMPGMNGIDALPHILERAARARVLILSSNCIEGGPAAIDALALGASDTLAKPGRGSFSGRFAEVLTERILTLGNQQEFPAPVPVAQRRAPAPVSMVVDTDQPIECIAVAASTGGIPAFTNFLANLDARVTAPILLTQHLPDAFMEFYARQIAIMTTRRVHVAAAGMAVEPGHIYLAPGDAHLLVIANGARREIALDRRPVDNGCCPSADPMLDSVAETYGKGGVAVILSGMGRDGAVGAARLKSAGGTVFAQAPESCVIWGMPGAVVKSGIAAATLNPDAIALMLSSFLPGRTQGRRRS, from the coding sequence ATGGCGCTTGCGCAAACACTGATCTCCGATCCGGATCCGCCCGCGCGGACGGTGCGGGTGATGCTGGTCGACGACAGCCTCGTCGTCCGCAGCATCCTTGAACGGATCGTCGAGCAGCGCGCCGGCCTTCATGTCTGTGCATCGGTCGCCTCGGCGCAGGATGCGCTCGACTATCTGGCGCGCGAACCCGTCGACGTTGTCGTCCTCGACATCGAAATGCCCGGGATGAACGGTATCGACGCGCTGCCGCACATATTGGAGCGCGCGGCGCGGGCGCGCGTGCTCATCCTGTCGTCGAACTGCATCGAGGGCGGGCCCGCGGCGATCGACGCGCTGGCGCTCGGAGCAAGCGATACTTTGGCAAAGCCCGGGCGCGGCAGCTTTTCCGGCCGTTTTGCCGAGGTGCTGACCGAGCGTATCCTGACTCTGGGCAACCAGCAGGAGTTTCCCGCGCCTGTCCCCGTCGCGCAGCGCCGCGCGCCAGCGCCCGTCTCGATGGTCGTCGATACCGACCAGCCCATCGAATGTATTGCGGTTGCCGCATCGACCGGCGGCATCCCCGCCTTTACCAATTTCCTCGCCAACCTCGACGCACGGGTGACGGCACCGATCCTGCTGACGCAGCATCTGCCCGATGCGTTCATGGAGTTTTACGCGCGGCAGATCGCGATAATGACGACGCGGCGCGTGCATGTCGCGGCCGCCGGCATGGCAGTCGAGCCGGGGCATATCTATCTGGCGCCGGGCGACGCACATCTGCTGGTCATCGCAAATGGCGCGCGCCGCGAAATAGCGCTCGACCGCCGTCCGGTCGACAATGGCTGCTGTCCGTCGGCCGATCCGATGCTCGATTCGGTTGCCGAGACCTATGGCAAGGGCGGTGTTGCCGTGATTTTGAGCGGCATGGGGCGCGATGGCGCTGTGGGGGCGGCGCGGCTCAAATCGGCCGGAGGCACCGTTTTTGCCCAAGCCCCCGAAAGCTGTGTCATCTGGGGAATGCCGGGCGCCGTGGTGAAGTCGGGGATTGCCGCCGCGACGCTGAATCCCGACGCAATCGCGTTGATGCTCAGCAGCTTCCTGCCCGGGCGTACGCAGGGGCGGAGGCGGTCATGA
- a CDS encoding CheR family methyltransferase, with product MMGSGASESAYRVLMGVLESRTGQTLSPSRIWRIEMSLKPVMQRHGIADLDALVAALVTSTSRQLLDDTVDAMLNNETFFYREHSVFDDIAVNALEKLRTINADRRRLTIWHCGVSTGQEAYSMAMLIAEQGAKWAGWQVDIVGTDVSHQAIGRARVGLYSQFEIQRGLPVQRMVRWFDQTEGGWLAKADLRRRIDFSVQNMLIDRPPLASPADLIFCRNLLLYFSLPMRQKAFARLRAVAAPHSFLVLGAGETVLGQTDQFVASPRLRGLYEPADQTVRRIDPARPIAA from the coding sequence ATGATGGGATCGGGCGCCAGCGAATCGGCATATCGCGTGCTGATGGGGGTGCTCGAATCGCGGACCGGCCAGACGCTGTCGCCAAGCCGGATCTGGCGGATCGAAATGTCGCTTAAGCCGGTGATGCAACGGCACGGCATCGCCGATCTCGACGCGCTGGTTGCCGCGCTGGTGACGTCGACGAGCCGCCAACTGCTCGACGATACGGTCGATGCGATGCTCAACAACGAAACTTTTTTCTATCGCGAACATAGTGTGTTCGACGATATTGCTGTGAACGCACTTGAAAAATTGCGGACGATCAACGCCGACCGTCGGCGGCTCACCATCTGGCATTGCGGCGTTTCGACGGGCCAGGAAGCCTATTCGATGGCGATGCTGATTGCCGAACAGGGCGCGAAATGGGCTGGATGGCAAGTGGACATTGTCGGCACCGACGTCAGCCATCAGGCGATCGGCCGTGCGCGCGTCGGCCTCTACAGCCAGTTCGAAATTCAGCGCGGGCTGCCGGTACAGCGGATGGTGCGCTGGTTCGACCAGACCGAGGGCGGCTGGCTCGCCAAGGCGGATCTGCGCCGCCGGATCGATTTTTCGGTGCAGAATATGCTGATCGACCGGCCGCCGCTCGCGTCGCCCGCCGACCTTATCTTCTGCCGCAACCTGCTGCTCTATTTCTCCCTGCCAATGCGGCAAAAGGCGTTTGCGCGGCTGCGCGCGGTGGCGGCGCCGCACAGCTTTCTCGTGCTTGGCGCGGGCGAAACCGTACTGGGCCAGACCGACCAATTCGTCGCCAGCCCGCGGCTCCGTGGCCTCTACGAACCCGCCGACCAGACCGTGCGGCGCATCGACCCGGCGCGACCGATCGCCGCTTGA
- a CDS encoding N-acetylmuramoyl-L-alanine amidase, with the protein MSDFIERWSPNFDERALPVSMIVLHYTGMKSGAEAIDRLADPAAKVSAHYVVGEDGQIIQMVPEDKRAWHAGQSHWRGVSDINSASIGIEIVNPGHEHGYVPFPDPQIASVVRLVHLVKDRHAITRGNVVGHSDVAPTRKQDPGELFPWEELARRRLALPRPTKKLTDPLWTDAGFLLALERFGYDVTDGFAATVAFQRRFRPELIDGTIDGECRAILLALLLPQPEGN; encoded by the coding sequence ATGAGCGATTTTATCGAACGCTGGTCTCCCAATTTCGATGAGCGCGCGCTCCCCGTTTCGATGATCGTCCTGCATTACACCGGTATGAAGTCTGGTGCCGAAGCCATTGATCGGCTTGCCGATCCCGCGGCAAAAGTGTCCGCCCACTATGTCGTCGGCGAGGATGGCCAGATCATCCAAATGGTGCCCGAGGACAAGCGCGCGTGGCACGCGGGCCAATCGCACTGGCGCGGCGTCAGCGACATCAACTCGGCGAGTATCGGGATCGAAATCGTCAATCCGGGGCATGAGCATGGTTATGTGCCGTTCCCCGATCCGCAGATCGCCTCGGTCGTGCGGCTCGTCCATCTCGTCAAGGATCGCCATGCGATCACGCGCGGCAATGTCGTCGGCCATTCGGACGTCGCGCCCACGCGCAAGCAGGATCCGGGCGAGTTGTTTCCGTGGGAGGAACTTGCGCGCCGCCGCCTCGCGCTGCCGCGGCCGACCAAGAAGCTGACCGATCCGCTGTGGACCGACGCGGGTTTCCTTCTGGCGCTCGAACGCTTTGGCTATGATGTGACCGACGGTTTTGCGGCGACAGTCGCTTTCCAGCGACGCTTTCGCCCAGAACTGATCGACGGGACGATCGACGGTGAATGCCGGGCGATCCTGCTGGCGCTACTGTTACCGCAGCCCGAGGGGAATTGA
- a CDS encoding caspase family protein — translation MVDRTRSSAILTAVLALLLGAIPAFAQPPACGDAPLQGARVALLIGNSAYNDWEWPSLRNAVNDIDLVCEAFQKAGIASRVVRNADMPTLDAALTRFTAEAAGAKSVILYYAGHGFEYGGRNWLVPMDAPPATRRADVEKRYLSIEAAVERVVPKGAFTLVFVDACRTAEPVVRIADADTAHGDAGSAPLGLLDIAQGAVFYSTAKGRPALDFAPVGSPVSPFAAAVVKELAIPGLEIGDYFKVVSREVYKRTHGMELGPQQPFHYGSWFDDYYLVAPPDIPARAVGVPPARPMSATPPPPSMGNSRGPAADPLADISLDRLAIEDEPVLIADVLSRHPAAKLVALADGGHPLAQQLVGYMFSLGVGVKKDAARARAYLERSAAQGFPAGQQELGYLLLENDPSPADIQRAYELYVAASNAGFSKAKTHLAYQLTVGTFGPPDFTRSQALYAEAAEKGHPAAIFALTFFPDTRAANLARLRTLANAGNPEGHHWLCEAHFADKTLAAAIEDCGVAARAGFAGSRAILAHAYATGVGVAADAREAAHWARLARDLPELRKDQRELLAGIGE, via the coding sequence ATGGTCGATCGGACGCGTTCGAGCGCTATTCTGACGGCGGTGCTTGCGCTTTTGCTTGGCGCGATCCCGGCCTTTGCACAACCTCCCGCCTGTGGCGACGCGCCCTTGCAGGGCGCGCGCGTCGCGCTGCTGATCGGCAACAGCGCCTATAATGACTGGGAGTGGCCGTCGCTCCGCAATGCAGTCAACGACATCGACCTCGTCTGCGAGGCGTTTCAAAAGGCGGGCATCGCATCGCGTGTTGTGCGAAACGCCGACATGCCGACGCTCGACGCCGCGCTGACGCGCTTCACGGCCGAAGCGGCGGGCGCGAAGTCGGTCATCCTCTATTATGCCGGGCATGGTTTCGAATATGGCGGCCGCAACTGGCTGGTCCCGATGGACGCGCCGCCCGCGACGCGCCGCGCCGATGTCGAAAAGCGTTACCTGTCGATCGAGGCGGCGGTCGAGCGCGTCGTTCCCAAGGGCGCGTTCACGCTAGTCTTCGTCGACGCCTGTCGTACCGCCGAACCCGTCGTGCGGATTGCCGACGCCGATACGGCGCACGGCGACGCGGGGTCGGCGCCGCTGGGCCTGCTCGACATTGCGCAGGGTGCCGTTTTCTATTCGACGGCAAAGGGGCGCCCGGCGCTTGATTTCGCACCCGTCGGATCGCCCGTCAGCCCCTTTGCCGCGGCGGTGGTTAAAGAACTCGCGATCCCGGGGCTCGAAATCGGCGATTATTTCAAGGTCGTGTCGCGCGAAGTTTATAAACGGACGCACGGCATGGAGCTGGGGCCGCAGCAGCCTTTTCATTATGGCAGCTGGTTCGACGATTATTATCTGGTCGCCCCGCCCGACATCCCGGCGCGGGCCGTGGGTGTCCCGCCAGCGCGCCCAATGTCGGCGACGCCGCCACCACCGTCAATGGGCAACTCCCGCGGCCCCGCGGCCGATCCGCTCGCCGACATCTCACTCGATCGGCTGGCGATCGAGGATGAACCCGTGCTGATCGCTGACGTGCTGTCGCGCCATCCCGCGGCGAAACTCGTTGCGCTCGCCGATGGTGGCCATCCGCTCGCGCAGCAGCTGGTGGGCTATATGTTCTCGCTCGGAGTCGGGGTGAAAAAGGATGCCGCCCGCGCGCGCGCCTATCTCGAGCGATCGGCGGCGCAGGGGTTCCCGGCGGGGCAGCAGGAGCTTGGTTATCTGCTTCTTGAAAATGATCCTTCGCCCGCCGACATCCAGCGCGCCTATGAATTATATGTCGCGGCGTCGAATGCAGGTTTTTCAAAGGCTAAGACGCACCTTGCCTACCAGTTGACAGTCGGAACCTTTGGTCCGCCCGATTTTACGCGATCGCAGGCGCTTTACGCCGAGGCGGCCGAGAAGGGGCACCCGGCCGCGATCTTTGCCCTGACCTTTTTCCCCGACACGCGCGCCGCCAACCTCGCGCGGCTCCGCACCCTCGCCAACGCGGGCAATCCGGAGGGGCATCACTGGCTGTGCGAGGCGCATTTCGCCGACAAGACGTTGGCTGCTGCAATCGAGGACTGCGGTGTCGCGGCGCGCGCGGGCTTTGCGGGATCGCGGGCGATCCTCGCCCATGCCTATGCGACGGGCGTGGGAGTTGCCGCCGACGCGCGCGAGGCGGCGCATTGGGCGCGGCTGGCGCGCGACTTGCCCGAACTGCGCAAGGATCAGCGCGAGCTGCTCGCGGGCATCGGCGAATGA
- the greB gene encoding transcription elongation factor GreB, whose amino-acid sequence MAGDKTNIISPAGFAALRAEYAALLGDERPKLVEVISWAAGNGDRSENGDYIYGRKRLREIDRRLGFLARRMKAARVVDPAEQPDKSRIWFGATVELADDDDARRTVTLVGDDEAEAGEGRIGWNSPLARALRGAAVGDLRTVQLPAGPKEWEVMAIRYP is encoded by the coding sequence GTGGCGGGGGACAAGACAAACATCATCAGTCCCGCGGGCTTTGCCGCCCTGCGCGCCGAATATGCCGCGCTGCTGGGCGACGAGCGGCCCAAGCTGGTCGAGGTCATCAGCTGGGCCGCGGGCAATGGCGACCGCAGCGAAAATGGCGATTACATCTACGGCCGCAAGCGGCTTCGCGAAATCGACCGGCGACTGGGGTTCCTCGCGCGCCGCATGAAGGCAGCACGCGTCGTGGATCCCGCCGAGCAGCCCGACAAGAGCCGCATCTGGTTCGGCGCCACCGTCGAGCTCGCCGATGACGACGACGCCCGCCGCACCGTCACGCTCGTCGGCGACGACGAGGCCGAGGCGGGCGAAGGCCGCATCGGCTGGAACAGCCCGCTCGCCCGCGCGCTGCGCGGCGCCGCGGTCGGCGATCTCAGGACGGTGCAGCTTCCCGCCGGACCAAAGGAGTGGGAAGTGATGGCGATCCGTTATCCCTGA